The Opisthocomus hoazin isolate bOpiHoa1 chromosome 2, bOpiHoa1.hap1, whole genome shotgun sequence genomic interval cattggaacaggctgcccagggaagtggttgagacaCCATCCCTGGCGATATTGAAAAGATGTGTAGAGGTGGTGCTTAAGGGCGTGGTctggtggtggacttggcagggttaggtttacggCAGGGCTCgatgatcttcagggtcttttccagcctaaataattctatgatctacctgtccattttttcctctctaaatctAATAGGTTCCTACACCTGCAAGTTTTGAAAGCGATAGATTTCCTTGTCCACATAGACAGTCGAAACTCTGGTGGTGTCTTTCATTATGTTGCAATAATTAAATACATATCTCTGGGTTTACAAATTTGATTCTGCTCTGACCATATCTTTGAGcctgctgcagtggtggctttCACAGCCTTTTGTTCTGACTGCATTCTTCACCTTCTGTCTCTCCTTACTGGCCTTACCTTCTGCCTGACGTTGTAAAGAAGACACTTGCATGGTGTTTCTAGGCTATTTCTGTTCATTAGGGTTGATTTAGTCCTGAACTGGCAACTTCCGTCTCTTTTGTGATGCCATCCTTGATCAACAGCGTGTCAAAATCGAATTAAAACACCTCTGGATTTTCTCCACTCGTGTCATGTTTCTGAGGAGAGTGCCTTCCAACGGCTTGTTAAAACCAACCAAGCAACCAACCATCACTCTGCCACCCCCCAAAAATGCCCCGAACAAGACAAGAACCAAAACcccctttctgtctcctttttatgAAGCAGGTGGCGTGGAGAAATATCTGCAACTTTTCTGGTGGTTTCTAATCAGCTTTTATTCAGAATCTGTTGAAGTGAAGTTCTAGGCACACGTGAGCTTGTGTTGGATGTGGGTTGAGGCTAGCAGTGACGCTGTCTTCTGAATGGTGAAAAGAATGGATAGCTTGCTAGGCAGTTTCAGCGGCTAAGAAAACGCAAGTGGTGCAGAAGTTcacaaggaaacacaggaaagtgGGTGAGGATCCCTAAAGGGTGCTGATGAATTCAACAGAGAGCAGAGAAACGTTTTGCCAAGCAAAGTGTCGTCGTCTTCCCTACTCCGTTAGGGTAAATGATGTACCACACGCTGTGCTTCCATGTCGAGAAAGCGTTCTCCCCAGAGAAGACAGACCGTTCCGCTTCTCGAGAGAACAGGAGTACAATATCGTGGATGTTTTGTGTGAAAACCTTGATCCCGATTTCCTGTTTgttgagtttgggttttttctgtttcttttgtgtgaTACTTGTCGTCTTTCATTCCGAATATGCTGGCAAGGAGCTATCCTTAAAATCATAATGGAGTCAGATCTGGAACTTCATAATGCCAGCTGAGTGATACAAGTGTGTCCGATAATCATCTGTATGCTTTCTAAAAGTAGCAATGTATGTGTTCCAAGCATACTTTGTTTTGTCAAACTGGTCATCTAGCTAAGGGTCTCTTGATCAACTCTTCATGTATGGAAAACTTCAGCAGCTAATAATTGTGTGTTGGCTTTGGCTTGGAACCGATGCAGTCTGCACAAGAAAAAGGGGCAGTATGACTGGAACTTATCACAGAGATGTTTGCTAGTccgtaattttgttttcattaatctttttaattacaaaatgatTTCATGATTTAACTTATCTTAGGAATCGCAGTGTTTCACGAGTGGTAAAAGAGAACGAAGCCAAGCCAGAAAGTGGTGTTTTAAAACGATCAGCTATCTCCTATTTTCTACCTCTAAGAAACAATGTCTTGTCTTTTACAGTAATATCTCCTGAAACCAGTGTATCAGTCTTCAGCTGGCAAGTGAATACGGCTGGTCAGGGAAAACCATCGacttatttgtgtgtgtttgacatTAATTGCTGGTATCGTGCTCAAATGCCAGAATCACTAAGGTAGATTTTTTATGGAGTTGTTTTCCATACCCCTACAAAGAAGTCGTTTGAAAGTTGGCGTGTAGCTTATGCACCTGCTTTCTTGAAGGCCAGAAGAATTCCTTGATGACTGCCCCTATTTTGCGCTGTGGTCACTGGATCCTGTAATAAGCATGACGTCTCCAAACCTCATTTTGGATGTTCTGGTACACAAGCGGAGTCTAAGATGGGGAGTTTCACCTTCTCGTCTGCCACCTGAGCATTTTTTTCGTCCAAGCACCTATAATTTTGGTAggtatttcactgcttttaataGTGGTGAGCTTCAGTGGAGGTCAGGTGCCATTTAGTGGTTGTCATGTTCATTGTTTGTCACtcaaaaggcaaaccaaaacccagcaaccctccccccctcccccaagccaACTCTGATTATGTTGTAGTGAGAAGGTATTTAATATTGTGAAACCTGTCTGGGAGTCTGCTGAGTTTTGGCGTTTGGTGCTTTTGTAATGTAGCCTGTGAAGTGGGGATGGTGATAAAATGAAATGACTTTGAACTGAAGCTCAAAGCGCAGCACCTCCACAGAACTAGAGATGAAATTTCCTCaagcagtaatgatttttttggaCAAGTTTGGAAGTGATCTGATGAAGCAAATGGGTGCTCAGTTCTAGCTTTCCAGATGCTGCGATTTCAAACATGTAAACTGGCCATGACATAACAGTGAGAGTACGGAAGGTTGTCAAACGTTCATTGTTTCTGCAGATGGGATGTGCTTGCTGAGCTCCGGAGTTGTTCACGTGACTTGCATCGTCTTCCAGAAGGAGGTGATCTTTTCCTGTGTCTTTCTGGAGAATGTCAAGAGATGTGCCTTTTCTGGGTTTTCTATTGCACTCCTTTCAGTGCCAGAGAGCATTGTCTGCTCGTCCTGCCCATACGCACGCATAATTGCAGCTATATGCCTCCGGTTTGATGCAAATGGTAATGTTTTATGCCAGTATTTCTGGCATAAATCAGCTTCTGCACAAACAAGCATGGAAAGGGTCTTCTAAATTGTGATTTCAAGTTGTGTGTTAGTTTTAGCTTTTCTAGAGTGTAGTTTATGCCAATgctgagggaaaaagaaaggccTGCGTATTGACAGAGAAGCTAGGAGATACTTAATAAAGCATTGCAAGGGCTGATGTTTGGTGTTAAGGGACTTTCTTCGATAAACTGTAGCTGTTACTTTGGCTGCCTGCACTGTGTGAGACTCTAGGCAGTAATGCTTACTCAGATTGCTAACCTGAAGCGTATTACTGATGCAAACTTTCTGACAAGTGTGACAAGTGTGAGTGAACACTTACATTCTTTCTCTTAGTGGTTCTCCAGAACCTGCATGATTAAATAAAATGGTTGTCCTAACCTGTATTTTGACTGATGTTTCAGACCTTgaagtttttaaagaaatctggTCCTGCAATAAGCAAAGCCATTCTTGGGAGCTACAATAAGTGCCTTGTACCTGGCTTGCTGTCTCCAACACCGATGGATGTCGTGCCATCCAGCTTGAGTCAGGTGAGTGCGTATCAGGGAGTCAAGGGGGAGCTACATCCGTCTAGTCTGAGAGGGCCATAGAGGCTACGAGACATGGTCATCTGATTTTCATCTTCTTTGCCAGTTGCTTTGAAATGCAGGTGTTGACTTTACTTAGCAGAAGTAGTAGTAGTCTTAGATCCAAACCACGGAGTTTGACTGGGAACAGCCCTGCCAGAGCTGTCTTTAGAGACCCGTCTGTTAGTTCTGTGCCACAGGTCCACACAAGGAAGCGTGCAGTCAGTGCTGGTCATGCGCAATCGAAAGCATCTTTCCCTCAGAACAACCTCCCACCCCGTCAGGTTCTCAAAGAGTTCAGTTCAGTGCAGTAGCTGACGATGTGGGTGTCTCGGATGGATGCGAGCTATTGCAAACAGGAGCTTGCTGCAGCTTATGTGATCATTGGCTTCCAAGGAAGTGGGCTGTGATAAACTATTGTCAGCTCTACCTGACAATTTCATCACCGCTTCCCCTCATGTTTCCTTCATCGGTAGGCTTTTCTGCAGCCCCTCAAAGCAGGCCTTCACCTCTGTCGCCTTTGCCTTGTGCTGCATTGGCCCCATTGGCTCCTCTTAGAGAACCTGCTGCCGTTCTGTGCAGTGGACGTGTTCCACTATACCTGTTGAGGACATTTCTTCACTACTTAGAAATAGCACAGTTAGTTCTGTGCAATGAAATTCCTGGAATTAGTTAACTTTTTGCTTTGCGCTTTTGCTTCACCAGAATGATCGTGATCCTTGCTTGAGAGAGACAGCAGGTGCCAGACATTCCCTGTCAGACCAGTACGGCAAGATCCTTCCCAGAGTTCAAAGGAAGCTGGCTGTAGAGAGAGCCAAGTCTTATCGTTTGCCTTCATCAGCCTTAACAGAAGGTAATTTTTAGGGGGGACCATGATGGGCAACTAACCATCACTTGGATGACCCCAGGCTGATatattttccctcttgctttACAGTCGTACAACCAAAGCCTTTATCAACCATAACAAAACAAGACAATGGAGGAAAACCGCATTCAGTGGTAACTTTGATCAGGAACATGCTGTCCAAAATCAGAGAAGTACTGGTAGGAAATGAGCAGAAAACCAGGTTCTCGCACTGTGATAGGTAAGCCGCCTTTTAACACAGTTCAGTCTTGAGCTACgtgtttggagagagagagaaaaatccatttgAATTAGGTTAGTGTTTTGGAGGGCAGGTGCACCTGAATAAagctttgtttggcttttttttgcacATACAATATATGACACTTAAGAATCAAGACGTCATAAGTAATATGTGTCGAGAGAGACTTTTTCTGCTGTGATAACCGAATTgatgcaaatacatgtatttgcattGTGGTGACTGAGTTTACCGAATTTCAGCTAGCTGCAACTAAACCTATGATTACCCTCCAGCTGTTGGTGTATGAATTTTGACAGGCTGGACTGTGTGATCAAATAGCAACCTTATACCACTTCCTGCCCAGTTTCTGCCTCGTTTCTGCCCTTTTGCAATTCGAAATAGGCAGAATTTTAAAGAGCGGAAAAGAGCCTCGTAGTTGTCTGATGATTTTCCTACAGGTGGTACGGTGAAAGAAACTCGaccttaaattctgttttctgtgcatgCTCAATTAGGACCTGTTTGTTTATGGAAAGGGAAGCAGCTTTCTCAccagatattttaaaagctgcagctgCTTAGTGGTAAAGACAGAGAAGGATCGTAACGAAATCATCATTGATTTCAAGTGGTAACAAATACTGGGACAGACTTTTGTTGAGTTCGTTCACAACCTCCAACGTAGCAATTGCTCTCTGTCTACAGAAGACTAATAACAGATTGTTCTTTAAGAGAGCTCTGTTGTTATGTTGTTATGTAGTGTTGGATAGCTGGGAAGAATGTGAAGCACTTGATTCATTGCATAAAGGGAGCCACAACTTGGAGGTAGATATGCTGGTAAAGGACTTCCTAATTGTTCTtagttctttctgttttgaaacttgAAGATTTCACAGTGAGCAAGTAATCGGTAGAGCTCCTCGAGGTTTGTTGTGCAGCTTGATGATGAATTTTTCTCGTTCTGTTGATGAAGTGAAACAAACCACCAGGAGTCCAAAATGTCCTCTTCAGAAAATGGCCTTAAGGGGAAGTGTGTGCGTTCATCTGAAGAACGTAATcgaggagcagctgaagttgAAGGAAATGTTCCTTTTCCCCAGGAAGAAACAACTGCTTCTAACAATCTTCCTACAACAGAGGAAAGTAGGGTAAGTGAACTATTTTCCCATCTTCTACAAAAACGAAAACACTTTGCCAATTGAGGACAGTCCTGTCTTACCGATagttagaaaaaaacacaaaaccatctGAGATTTTTTAGCTGCTTAACACAAGTTCAAACCTCATTACGtaagggcagatttttttttttttttttttttttatgtttttctgctgTGCGTTTTCTGTACCTCGATCACACAGAGTAGAAGCTGCCAAGATCTGGGCCTCTGAGAGCTGTAGTAGTACAAGAAAAGGGCCTgaactatttttgaaaataacCGTGCATTCATTTGGTTTACTAGAACTTGAACATTTCTTATTtgacttaaaaaagaaatagttttaacGCTAAAGATAATAAGCTATGTTGGGGAGTGCAGCTTGTCGAACTTGGGTGGCATTTGCcaaaggagaaaatgctgaggGAAGCAAACTCATTGTCAGAATGATTTAGGTGCTTAGGTCCTTTACTGTTTGTTCCTCATTAACATAAACAGAACTCCCAGTTATGAGTTAATTTCAGTGTCAAGATATTTCCAGATACCTAACACACTTTACTGAAACTGCTGTCAAGGATGAAGAGATGCAGCCTAGGGACAAGTTCCTTTTACCTGTGCCATCtaaaagaggcagaagaagacCACCGAGTTCATCAGAAGTGTCAGAAAATGCTGACCTGCGTCTGTCTAAATCAGCGCTTCCTCAACCCGAAGTGACGCTTCCTGTCACTCCTAGAGGAAATGCTAGGAAGAGGGCACAAAATCTCTTGGCGGCAGACACAGAAGCAGTCTCTGCTCAGGATGGCTTCCGTTCATGTGGGAAGGTGGAAATCTCTCCTCCTCTGACAAAGATGAGAAAGAAGTGTAAAGGTAGGGGCACTATGTTTATATGCAAAGTGGGGCACAATGCGTTTTTTTGTAAGCCACAGAAAACGGACTGTGGGGTTGGCTTTAAGTATTGTAAAGAATGTAGCCATGCAACATAAAAAATTTGTAAGAGGCAATTCAGCTTTTTCCCTAACTCTACGTGACTGGCTGGCTAGCTGCGACGGAAGCAGAGGATGAGTCTCATCTGAGTAGAGTGAATGGAATTTTGAGCTGGTTTTTCTTCATGACCATGatttctgtcagttttgaaaACTGGAGGTTATCTGTTAGTATGTGATTGCCATCCCAACAGAGAGATAAAGGAGGCATGCTTCCAAATTCTGCTTGGTTTGTAAGTTAAGATGAGCTGCATCTTACAACAAACTATAGAGCTGTTTAATTATGTGATTGTTTTTCATGGGCATGTACTTTGTAGGTGAAGTTACTGCTCGTAGGATTCTTTTTATTTGAGTACAtgatcaaaaaatgtttttgagatgtGTGGGGACTGTTGCTGCCTCTTGAGCAGAAGAGCTTTGATCATGTAAGTGCAGGTAAAAATCACTCCAGTGGCTTACTTCTGTTTCACAATTTACTTGAAAAGAATGGATCCCAAGAGGCAGTTATGGGGGAGAAATACCTCCACACCAAGCGTTTATAAACATGATTGGACCTTTTATTTCAGCAAGCTATTGTGCTCTTGATGATCAGCTTTCATTTCTCATCGCTGTCCTTTGTGTATATTGCACGTGCATGTTAACAATACGTTGTCATTTTAGGTGGAAAAGCAGCCCATCCTGTGCAGCCTAAGGATTTAGACCCGGACTTGTCTGTTCAGTTTGTCTTTTCACCCCGTCTTTTGAAGTCAAGGAGAACAAATGTACCTAGCGTTTCCCGAATTGTGAAGGAACCGGTAAGTAAAAGCTCTAGTTGTCTCATGTTCTTGATTTTTGCTCGGTACTGCTTTTGGAAACCATACTTTGCAATGCCTTGCCTTTTTCCTTGGAAGTATAACTAAAAAGGGAGCTCTAAAGTAATCagctaaagaatttattttctttcatgaaaactaGCTATAAAAGGAAGTTTTGTGTCTGTGTTAGTCAAGAATTAAGAACTACGGCTTTGCCTTTCACAAAAGACACAGTGGCTTTCTTTCAACTTACTTGATGCgttttctgctcatttcagaATTTGAACTTTTAGGATGGTAGAGTAAGTTGAGATGGaaggtttgttttctgtggagagaAACTGTAGTGCTTTGGGAAATAACTTTGGCATGACTTCTTCATGTAAGAAAGGTGCCGTTGTATTTTGTAGAAATGTCAGAACTTGTGGATGAGTGACGTTTCTGTTTCCTTAACATAGGAGCTTCCAACTAAAGAGGAAGAGGATTCCAAATCTATGGAGTCTGTGGGAAAGCAAAAATTGAAGCGAGGTagaactgcaaaatcaaaaaagaagaaagcaagcaagtacGAAATTCTTTTTGAACACTTCTGTGCGTTCCTTTATTGTGGTAGTGATTTGGCTGTTAGCCACCTAACTTCCTCACTTGGctgtgcagttctgctctgactTTACAAGCCTGTCGAGCTTGCTGGTCTGATAGAGACCTGTTTCCCCACTTAACGGTTTAGTTTTCTGATGGAAACAGAAGAGGGAGGGGGCAGAAAAGGGCAAGTGGGTACTGCTTTTTCCAAGGATGGCGTGCCCTTGTATTGTCTTATTCCGCCTGATGAAACCAAGCTCCTACGGTCTTTAGTTCCCCATAGAAGGCAGGAGGGCGTCAGAGAATGGGTAGAGAGAGCTTCTTGTTTCCGGACATGTTTTCTGGTTCCTTGTGGAGCACTGTTTGAGGGTGTTTGCCTCTTGAAAGCTGGGAGAGGGGGCTCTAAAAGCCCGTAGGAATAGTGACTGAGAATGCTTGGGACAGTCTGGTAAGGAATGAAAAAGGAAGCTTATTTATGTACCTTTTTTGCCTTGACCATATGTACAAAGAAGCCCAGAAATACTTCTTTGGCATTGATTTTGTTATTCCAcgggggttttgttgttctctACTAAATACTCTTGGTACTAACAAACCAATTTGATATGTACAAAGAAGCCCATAAATAATTCTTTGGCAGTGATTTTGTTATTCcacggggttttttttcctctactaaaTACTGTTGGTActaaaaaatcagtttgataCTTCCCTTTCTTTACAGAACCACAAGAAAATAAGGTTCTTGGTCACCTCCACTCAACGGAAATAACATTTGTCTTCCATTAAAATTGGAAGTCCAGTGGatggaacaaaaagcaaacagaaagaagatgCAGACATGGCAGAGAAGACTCTacggaagaacaaaaaaagactgtctaATTTTCCAAAGCCAGTTGTGCGCTGGAAGATGCTCTATCTGTTTCTGAACTTTATAATGTACACGACTGTTTGTAAAGTCATCAAAATTGTGtggattaataaaaagaaaaaaaatgtaatttgtaagagataatttatataaattattgtaaaatttcataaacaaatgGTCTCAATAAGTAACTCCATATGGAGTGTGATTTCCTTAGTCACTGCAGTTCTCTATTTTATATTAAGAGTTCTTACATTTATATAATATGTAAATACAGCTTATTTTAGGAATGTTCAATACAAATGTGTAATTCACGGTGTGCTTAATGTCTGACGGCTTTTTGAGGGAATAGTGGGTTGAGTGGCCTGTATTGCTTAGAAATTATGCTGTTGGTTTACAAGAGTTGCTGACCCTCAGAAGTAAAGCCAAAAGCTTTTGAAGCTTTGTAAAAGTTTGCGTAGAATTTCTATAACAagccaaaatttaaaacaaactacttCCAGTTTTATAAATGATGTTGGACCTTCTGGCACAAAGAACTGGGCTGATGATACAACCTGGTCATTCCTCACATTCACGGTTAAGTTGTACTAGGCTGAAGTCAGACTGTAAACAGTTGTCTTTGTGGCTGTgcaatatttctttgtatttgtctTAAACTTTGGGAAAGCTGCTCCTTAGTTCATAAAACTCGATCACACCTCAGACGTTTcactattttttacagtttgttgTCAGCAAAAATGAAGCGTAGAGAGGGTGTGATGCTTAGAATAAGATCTCAAATTTAAAGGGATATTACCCACATACTTTGAAATTTGAGCCAAAATGATTGCCATAAGGTTACTAGGAATGCTACTCTAGTTGAAGTAGTTCTTGTCTgcaatactggaaggctgcatatcacagcactgaaaacctgATGGTAAAGCTCACGCAGTAGTCTGAACAAGGTACAAAAGTGTACAGAAATCTTAGTTACAAACCATATTTTTGagtaataatttctttaataatCTGAGGTTATG includes:
- the LOC142364513 gene encoding protein ELYS-like, which encodes MQGLTDRVTRSLLQFPEATVQALGDDEITPRSVLRGKLFRGRNGLAWLARGPHLEVVNSVTGERLSAYRFRGAKKQPPTVRAVKEFSWQKRTGLLIGLEEAEGSVLCLYDLGISRVVKAVVLPGKVTAIEPITSHGGPRVSSQHLHQSLQWLSGVAAVATDVGHLLLVDLCLDDFYYKQNELEALDLEVFTRIPAEVPQRRAAVTGEGRHLSFQLQNPSGSAISTLHYISRSNQLVVGFSDGYLSLWNMKTLKREHHSQFEGGRIPVYAVTFQEPENDPRNRCYLWAVQSTQESEGDVVSLHLLQLAFGDRKRLVSGQAMYEGLEYCGEKYSLDLADGVLPLRGQTSNIKLLSCQTVEKFCNHVNGDESVNEVISPETSVSVFSWQVNTAGQGKPSTYLCVFDINCWYRAQMPESLRPEEFLDDCPYFALWSLDPVISMTSPNLILDVLVHKRSLRWGVSPSRLPPEHFFRPSTYNFDGMCLLSSGVVHVTCIVFQKETLKFLKKSGPAISKAILGSYNKCLVPGLLSPTPMDVVPSSLSQNDRDPCLRETAGARHSLSDQYGKILPRVQRKLAVERAKSYRLPSSALTEVVQPKPLSTITKQDNGGKPHSVVTLIRNMLSKIREVLVGNEQKTRFSHCDSETNHQESKMSSSENGLKGKCVRSSEERNRGAAEVEGNVPFPQEETTASNNLPTTEESRDEEMQPRDKFLLPVPSKRGRRRPPSSSEVSENADLRLSKSALPQPEVTLPVTPRGNARKRAQNLLAADTEAVSAQDGFRSCGKVEISPPLTKMRKKCKGGKAAHPVQPKDLDPDLSVQFVFSPRLLKSRRTNVPSVSRIVKEPELPTKEEEDSKSMESVGKQKLKRGRTAKSKKKKASKYEILFEHFCAFLYCGSDLARAKVLATSASAFPGFTPKSILKSRLRTACPASPCASPRQSVTPPLRAKEPKLSFVEENSNAKWTIGNDRDPRLRERAVARHSLSHQYGKSLPRVQRKLAVERGKPYRLPSSALTEGKVRVLLAENKRRIQSTQATGES